AAAAGAAAGTTCCGATAATAGAATTTTTCATGATATCGTATCGTTCTATCACAAACTTGAATTTTGGACTATCCACCGTTtcatatattattaaataatttagtcCTCATCCCAGTTAGGGTTGGGACCAGGAGGCTTAGGCCCACCAGCCTGTCGAGCAACGATGATTTGGTCAACGCTGAGAACAGTCCTGGCCGACTCACTAGCCAGACGGATAGCCCAGCTCTTGGAAGCAAGCAGATCGAGAATGCCCTCTTCCACAGAGTCCAAAGTGCCAGCCGACGACAAGGTCCCCTCAAGATCAATTCCAGTAGTCCAGTAGGgctcctctccatcctcagtaggcttttcttcctctccgccattCTCGGTGGTGTTGACGCGGTGGTGCGCGGTGTAGAGACGGGATAAAACTTCGGTTGCGTCGAGACCGGCAGATTCGGCGAGCGTGCGTGGGATGACCTCGAATGCCTCGGCGTATTTGCGGATAGCGTGCTGAGGGAGACCAGGCGTCCGGTCCGCGAAGGCGGAGATGCGCTCGACGAGTTGGATTTCTgttgcgccggcgccgggAACGAGACGGGGGTCCTTGGTGATGGCCTTGACGGCATTGACGCCGTCGTCGATGGCGCGCTCGACGTCATCGAGGTGGTTCTGGGTTGCGCCGCGGAGTACGATGGTCGAGGTGCGGGTGACGGCGGTGGAGTCTTCCTGGCGGAAGACGGTGACACGGTCGCCGCCAATTTCGGTGGTTTCGACGACGTCGATAGAGCCCATTTCGTCGGGCATGGGGGCGCCGAGGCGAGCGAGGGGCGTAGCGCCGACGACGCGGCAGAGACGGCGGAGCTCGAACTTGGACAGGATCTTGACCACGCAGATGTTGAAGCGGTTGAGGTAGTGGAGGGCTAGGTCGCCGACTTGGGCgccagcgacgacgacgcgGAGGCCGGAGTCGTAGAGCTCCTTGATGGCAGATTCGAGGCGTTCTTCCTCACCCTTGGTGAAATCAAGCATGTCTTGGGCGTTCTTGAGGAGGACGGTGCCCTTGGTCTCGGTCTGGGAGATGTCGATCGGGCAGCTGAATACACCAACCTTGGCCTTCTGGGCCTTCTTGATAGCACCTTCGGGTTCGCGGCCGAACACCATACCCTTGATTACGCGGGACTGTTCCAGACTGCCTCCCATGATCTTCACGACGCGGACATTATCGacgttgaagttgagggggttcttggggaggacggcgagAACGGCCTCTGCAACAAGAGAAGCGAGGATCTGCTCAGTACCGGACTGCTTACTGGCGACTACCGTGCGGAGGGCCTTGGTgagttcttcctgggagCGCATGTCCTGTAAACGGTCCACGGCGAGATCTAATATTGCAATCACCAGTTAGCCATGGTTTGCCGGAGGCATGAAGGATGGGTCCCGGGGTGTCCTGCTACGACACCCctgaaagaagaggaaccaACCTTCCAGCACCTTAAGTGCAAAGTTCTGTGCTTTTTCGTAACCCTGAGCAATATCACTCGTCTTCAGACCCAACCGTAGCAATTCTTcagccttcttcagcagTTCACCCGCCAACACAATAACTAGATTGGTTCCGTCACCCATCTCCGCATCCTGCTGTTGACtcgccatcaccagcagcttaGCAGCCGGGTGAACCACTTCCAACTCGCGCAGGATTGTAGCGGCGTCTGATGTGAGAATCATTTTTTGCAGGTGGTTGATGACAATCTTGTTGCGGCCATACGGACCAAGCGACGTTTGGACGGTCTGGGAGATAGCCTGACAGGCCTCGATGTTGCGGATAACGGCaccatcttcagcatcatGGCTACAGTTATTTTTATCGCGTTAGCAAGAATGTTCATATTCGTTGATCTGGCTTGGACGTTCTCCTGAATCTCTCCCGTGGAGAATTCGCGGGGCGACAATCTTGAGTGGGAATCGCTTACCTTTGGTAGCCTGGCTTGAAGAGGCCGGCCTGGGAAGGACCGGGTAGAGACAGCGACATGATGGGTGTAAGATCCTTCTCTCGGATTAGATAGGGTCCAATTGAGAGAAAGGGTCAGAGAGGGAGATACCGTGAC
Above is a window of Aspergillus puulaauensis MK2 DNA, chromosome 2, nearly complete sequence DNA encoding:
- the CCT8 gene encoding chaperonin-containing T-complex subunit CCT8 (COG:O;~EggNog:ENOG410PGJ7;~InterPro:IPR002423,IPR012721,IPR027410,IPR027413, IPR017998,IPR002194,IPR027409;~PFAM:PF00118;~go_function: GO:0005524 - ATP binding [Evidence IEA];~go_function: GO:0051082 - unfolded protein binding [Evidence IEA];~go_process: GO:0006457 - protein folding [Evidence IEA]), whose product is MSLSLPGPSQAGLFKPGYQSHDAEDGAVIRNIEACQAISQTVQTSLGPYGRNKIVINHLQKMILTSDAATILRELEVVHPAAKLLVMASQQQDAEMGDGTNLVIVLAGELLKKAEELLRLGLKTSDIAQGYEKAQNFALKVLEDLAVDRLQDMRSQEELTKALRTVVASKQSGTEQILASLVAEAVLAVLPKNPLNFNVDNVRVVKIMGGSLEQSRVIKGMVFGREPEGAIKKAQKAKVGVFSCPIDISQTETKGTVLLKNAQDMLDFTKGEEERLESAIKELYDSGLRVVVAGAQVGDLALHYLNRFNICVVKILSKFELRRLCRVVGATPLARLGAPMPDEMGSIDVVETTEIGGDRVTVFRQEDSTAVTRTSTIVLRGATQNHLDDVERAIDDGVNAVKAITKDPRLVPGAGATEIQLVERISAFADRTPGLPQHAIRKYAEAFEVIPRTLAESAGLDATEVLSRLYTAHHRVNTTENGGEEEKPTEDGEEPYWTTGIDLEGTLSSAGTLDSVEEGILDLLASKSWAIRLASESARTVLSVDQIIVARQAGGPKPPGPNPNWDED